A region from the Bacteroidota bacterium genome encodes:
- a CDS encoding T9SS type A sorting domain-containing protein gives MRKQLLLLAGMLLAASAGFAQVISDFESDANGFADNGWGSGFTSVSRVADPSGNSSGVLQLSFAGGGSGVKGAIQKDNVEVNDAQAFTFWVWLPTGTPDSLDLKLWAQDDQNWSWNEKLYTTTGIPRDKWYPISFFMEQQFLNTGGSFNHHGNKLGKMGIEVANWNVSDKNWAGNIYIDNLSLVGVEPSVFADFEEGTDGYADNGWGTGLGSVTKVADPSGNSAGVLAVNYKSNDKGVIQVDNIVSKGNNLLVYWIWLPADTPDSIQFGLWAQDDSHWSWTEQLVYAYQIKKEVWFPIYYDLAAQKAKDANFDHENAKLGKTGVQIANWDESDKSWNGTFYFDNVGFAGIETGDKFVVADFEAIAGGAQNFIMASWSTVGTTIKRVNDPSDRSEGVLEIGTDFSKVTSDKKVYVAREGLSIYSIEAQKTATAISIDVWVPADAPLGGQIGFVVTGDAVGWSWNETPFLINDTTIVRGKWSTMKIDLTALVDSAVFDTTKNGNFGFQFRYGDDVNWVGAIYYDNLTLYDIPKPVGAVVSPAIQGSVQVSTAPGSAFEYVRLDWVDNTLGTETYNVYVSESPIADINDPAVQNIARGIPHGSQVWAHRPWSTNGDTKSLYYAVTAFDGSAETEVTSESKFGPVEIETSKTLKVTYDTTFAAKFSLDGLDDEFVDYKEYQLTPESANGGQSAGWTPESIDISYKVTFVIDKEYLYISADVTDDDLVRAPQTTQAWQGDALEFYFGFYDVNGLKELHGKSSPKTAGDWRIGFTSRATTALDGGDDAVVPGLEAAVFEKFSGDGYIIEGRIELAKFAPAEGGIEVKPGMVMPLRIDGNDMDPSFGDDARTLMAQFGGWDYFSQNEIISLDEHWKRPATFGLIEVVGEGGVGVDDVATSPTRFDLMQNYPNPFNPATRIMFSLARTSDVSLKIYDVTGREVTSFVKTGVAAGNHVYEFNGNGLTSGVYFARIEAGSFSKTIKMMLLK, from the coding sequence ATGAGAAAACAATTGCTACTTCTGGCCGGAATGCTGCTTGCAGCGTCTGCCGGATTTGCGCAGGTCATTTCCGATTTTGAATCGGATGCCAATGGCTTTGCAGACAATGGCTGGGGATCAGGGTTTACCAGCGTAAGCCGGGTCGCCGATCCGTCGGGAAACAGTTCCGGCGTTCTTCAGCTTTCCTTTGCTGGTGGTGGATCGGGTGTAAAAGGGGCGATTCAGAAAGACAACGTCGAAGTGAATGATGCACAGGCTTTCACTTTCTGGGTATGGCTTCCAACCGGGACTCCCGACAGCCTCGACCTTAAATTGTGGGCCCAGGATGATCAGAACTGGTCCTGGAATGAAAAATTATACACAACCACCGGTATTCCACGGGATAAATGGTATCCGATCAGCTTTTTCATGGAACAACAATTCCTGAACACAGGCGGGTCGTTCAACCACCATGGAAACAAATTGGGAAAAATGGGAATTGAAGTAGCCAACTGGAACGTATCCGATAAGAACTGGGCCGGGAACATTTACATTGATAACCTGAGTCTGGTTGGTGTGGAACCTTCCGTTTTTGCCGATTTCGAAGAAGGAACCGATGGATATGCCGACAATGGCTGGGGAACCGGACTTGGAAGCGTAACCAAAGTGGCCGACCCGAGCGGAAATTCAGCTGGTGTTCTTGCAGTCAATTACAAGAGCAATGACAAAGGGGTTATCCAGGTAGATAACATCGTTTCCAAAGGAAATAATCTGCTGGTTTACTGGATCTGGCTGCCTGCCGATACACCCGATTCCATTCAGTTTGGCCTCTGGGCACAGGATGATTCTCACTGGTCATGGACCGAGCAGTTGGTCTATGCCTACCAGATTAAAAAAGAAGTATGGTTCCCGATCTATTATGATCTGGCTGCTCAAAAGGCAAAAGATGCCAACTTTGATCATGAAAATGCCAAGCTTGGTAAAACGGGTGTTCAGATTGCCAACTGGGATGAATCTGATAAATCCTGGAATGGGACCTTTTACTTCGATAACGTCGGATTTGCCGGTATTGAAACTGGTGACAAATTCGTCGTGGCCGATTTCGAAGCCATTGCCGGCGGTGCACAGAACTTTATCATGGCCAGCTGGAGTACCGTTGGTACCACGATCAAACGTGTAAACGATCCGTCTGACCGCAGTGAAGGTGTTCTTGAAATTGGTACTGATTTTTCAAAAGTAACTTCCGATAAAAAAGTATACGTGGCACGCGAAGGTCTTTCGATCTATTCCATCGAAGCACAGAAAACCGCCACGGCCATCTCTATCGATGTATGGGTACCTGCAGATGCACCTCTGGGTGGACAAATCGGCTTTGTGGTGACGGGTGATGCAGTGGGCTGGAGTTGGAATGAAACACCGTTCCTGATTAATGACACCACCATCGTTCGCGGTAAATGGTCAACCATGAAAATTGATCTGACTGCTCTGGTCGATTCTGCCGTATTTGATACCACAAAGAATGGCAATTTCGGATTCCAGTTCCGTTATGGAGATGATGTGAACTGGGTCGGAGCCATTTATTATGACAACCTCACCCTGTACGACATTCCTAAACCGGTTGGCGCCGTGGTTTCTCCTGCTATTCAGGGCAGTGTTCAGGTCTCTACCGCACCGGGAAGTGCTTTTGAATATGTCCGTCTGGATTGGGTTGATAATACCCTCGGTACCGAAACTTACAATGTCTACGTAAGTGAGTCACCGATTGCAGATATCAATGATCCTGCTGTTCAGAACATTGCTCGCGGCATTCCGCACGGATCGCAGGTCTGGGCTCATCGTCCGTGGTCAACCAATGGTGATACCAAATCCCTGTATTATGCCGTCACAGCCTTCGATGGATCTGCCGAAACCGAAGTCACTTCTGAAAGTAAATTCGGTCCTGTCGAAATCGAAACCAGCAAGACCCTGAAGGTTACCTATGACACCACCTTTGCTGCCAAATTCAGCCTGGATGGATTGGATGACGAATTTGTCGATTACAAAGAATATCAGCTGACTCCTGAATCTGCCAATGGCGGACAATCGGCCGGCTGGACTCCGGAATCGATTGACATTTCCTACAAGGTGACTTTTGTCATCGACAAAGAGTACCTGTACATTTCAGCTGACGTGACCGATGATGACCTCGTTCGCGCTCCGCAAACAACACAGGCCTGGCAGGGAGATGCGCTCGAGTTTTACTTCGGATTCTATGATGTGAATGGTCTGAAAGAACTTCATGGCAAGAGCAGCCCGAAAACGGCCGGTGACTGGCGGATCGGGTTTACCTCACGTGCCACAACTGCACTGGATGGTGGAGATGACGCCGTTGTTCCTGGTCTGGAAGCAGCCGTATTCGAGAAGTTTTCCGGCGATGGTTACATCATCGAAGGTCGTATCGAACTGGCCAAATTTGCACCTGCAGAAGGTGGTATTGAAGTGAAACCCGGAATGGTCATGCCATTACGGATCGATGGCAACGACATGGATCCATCCTTTGGTGACGATGCCCGTACCCTGATGGCTCAGTTTGGTGGATGGGACTACTTCAGCCAGAACGAAATCATTTCTCTCGATGAACACTGGAAACGCCCTGCTACTTTTGGTCTGATTGAAGTGGTTGGCGAAGGTGGCGTTGGTGTGGATGATGTTGCAACCTCACCCACCCGGTTTGATCTGATGCAGAACTATCCGAATCCGTTCAACCCGGCTACCCGCATTATGTTCAGTCTGGCCAGGACCTCCGATGTCAGCCTGAAAATTTATGATGTAACCGGTCGTGAAGTGACTTCGTTTGTGAAGACTGGTGTTGCTGCCGGAAATCACGTCTATGAGTTTAACGGAAATGGCCTGACCAGCGGTGTGTACTTTGCACGCATCGAGGCTGGCTCTTTCTCGAAAACCATTAAAATGATGCTTCTGAAATAA
- a CDS encoding AGE family epimerase/isomerase yields MDELVINMATFKSVYSDSLYQDIYKALTEGILNRWYPLVIDNRSGGYYTNVTADWTLPPVQDKMVVSQARHIWTLSRMSGLFKQRHQFLQMAAHGFPFMKNFMWDQRYGGFFQARSADGGLSDCEGWMDEKRAYGNAFAIYGLAALYSQTRNPEVLQLAQESFRWLESKGWDDEFGGYFQFYQRDGQVFDQNSVYRSHATDEPEVGFKDQNSSIHLLEAFTELLPHWNHPVLRSRLTTMLLLIRDRMTTEKGYLNLFFDRQWNPVRRITKRSGYSATDYRLDHISFGHDYETAFLLLEASHVLGLYQDDKTLWTAKKMVDHSILNGFDHETGGFYDGGQYIDGQMVILKSTKNWWAQAEALNILLIMSEIFPEEPVYAETFLKQWDYVTRYVLDPVKGDWFEGGIDKEPHFVTGPKSHIWKCTYHTGRALSNLLGILARPEYEVVRENPGILEHQSSLRSLINHWTQVKNRSELVSIGSNA; encoded by the coding sequence ATGGATGAATTGGTAATCAATATGGCAACTTTTAAGTCGGTATACAGTGACTCATTGTATCAGGATATTTATAAAGCGCTTACAGAAGGCATTCTGAACCGGTGGTATCCATTGGTGATTGACAACCGGTCAGGTGGCTATTATACCAATGTGACTGCCGACTGGACTCTCCCTCCCGTTCAGGACAAAATGGTGGTGTCTCAGGCACGTCACATCTGGACCCTCTCCCGGATGTCGGGCTTGTTTAAGCAGCGTCATCAATTTCTTCAGATGGCCGCTCATGGATTCCCGTTTATGAAAAATTTCATGTGGGACCAACGTTATGGCGGATTTTTCCAGGCCCGTTCTGCAGATGGCGGGCTTTCTGATTGTGAAGGCTGGATGGATGAAAAACGGGCCTACGGCAATGCTTTTGCGATTTACGGACTGGCTGCATTATACAGCCAGACCCGGAATCCTGAGGTTTTACAATTGGCACAGGAATCGTTCCGGTGGCTCGAATCAAAGGGATGGGATGATGAGTTTGGCGGATATTTTCAGTTTTATCAGCGCGATGGACAGGTTTTTGACCAGAATTCGGTTTACCGGTCACACGCCACCGATGAACCAGAGGTAGGATTTAAAGACCAGAATTCGAGCATTCACCTGCTTGAAGCGTTTACCGAATTATTGCCGCATTGGAACCACCCGGTTCTGCGCTCACGACTGACCACCATGCTGCTTCTTATCCGTGACCGGATGACCACCGAAAAGGGCTATCTGAACCTGTTTTTTGACCGTCAATGGAATCCCGTCAGACGAATCACCAAAAGATCGGGCTATTCTGCAACCGATTACCGGCTCGATCACATTTCCTTCGGCCACGACTATGAAACGGCTTTTCTTCTGCTCGAAGCTTCGCATGTTCTGGGGCTCTATCAGGATGATAAAACCCTGTGGACCGCCAAAAAAATGGTTGATCACTCAATTTTAAACGGATTCGATCATGAAACCGGCGGTTTCTATGACGGTGGGCAATATATCGATGGTCAGATGGTCATTCTGAAGTCAACCAAAAACTGGTGGGCCCAGGCAGAAGCCCTCAACATCCTTCTGATCATGTCGGAAATTTTCCCTGAAGAGCCCGTCTATGCAGAAACGTTCCTGAAACAATGGGACTATGTGACCCGGTATGTGCTCGATCCGGTGAAGGGAGATTGGTTCGAAGGCGGAATCGATAAAGAACCTCATTTTGTCACCGGACCTAAATCTCACATCTGGAAGTGCACCTACCACACCGGCCGGGCACTCAGCAACCTTCTTGGGATTCTTGCCAGACCAGAGTATGAGGTGGTGAGAGAAAATCCGGGAATTCTGGAGCATCAGTCCTCGCTCCGTTCATTAATTAATCATTGGACACAAGTAAAAAACCGTTCGGAACTGGTAAGCATCGGCAGCAACGCCTGA
- a CDS encoding SGNH/GDSL hydrolase family protein: MNRGKSWVGCFLFLLLITSMANATQVTILAGDPRIQKMGRMVSLPDGTVEFAASGVSFFLQFTGKQIRAEIHDEFLYGSSYNYFSVVVDNELVRRFRTEPGKLTYILADSLLPGSHSLVLCKDTEGQNGRVILVNFSADQIGDYGALPSRKIEFIGNSITSGMGMLSEPVPCKKAQWFDQHHAWNAFGPLASRQLSAQWMLSSVSGIGVTRNWNSPGPVMPAVYYSVFMNLDPYARPWDLNGWNPDLYVIGLGTNDFSDGDQAVARPAPDSSVFVNSFRSFLYKLRKNNPGAKVLLTSSPVLQGKKLETLDRWLQVLASGDQTGNTRLFRWSRRYDRGCDGHPDVRDHRLMAAELTPEIRKWMNW; the protein is encoded by the coding sequence ATGAACAGAGGGAAGAGTTGGGTAGGATGTTTTCTGTTTCTGCTGCTGATCACCAGTATGGCAAATGCCACGCAGGTGACCATTCTGGCGGGAGATCCGCGAATTCAGAAAATGGGGCGCATGGTCAGTCTTCCCGATGGAACGGTGGAATTTGCCGCCTCGGGTGTGTCCTTTTTTCTTCAATTCACAGGAAAACAGATCCGCGCGGAAATTCATGATGAATTCCTTTACGGCTCTTCATACAACTATTTCTCGGTGGTGGTCGATAACGAATTGGTCCGGCGTTTCCGGACTGAACCGGGAAAGCTGACCTATATTCTGGCGGATAGTCTGCTGCCTGGCTCCCATTCACTTGTTCTTTGCAAGGATACCGAGGGACAAAATGGAAGGGTGATTCTGGTGAATTTTTCGGCGGATCAGATCGGAGACTATGGTGCTCTGCCAAGCCGGAAAATCGAGTTCATCGGTAATTCAATTACCAGTGGAATGGGAATGCTTTCAGAACCCGTTCCGTGTAAAAAAGCCCAATGGTTCGACCAGCATCATGCCTGGAATGCCTTTGGTCCGTTGGCCTCCCGTCAGTTAAGTGCACAATGGATGCTATCCTCGGTATCTGGTATCGGAGTGACCCGCAACTGGAACTCTCCGGGTCCGGTCATGCCCGCTGTCTACTACAGTGTATTTATGAATCTGGATCCATATGCCCGCCCCTGGGATCTGAATGGCTGGAATCCGGATCTGTATGTAATTGGTCTGGGAACAAACGACTTTTCAGATGGAGATCAGGCGGTGGCCCGACCGGCTCCCGATTCTTCGGTATTTGTGAATTCTTTCAGGTCCTTCCTTTACAAGCTCAGAAAAAACAATCCGGGTGCTAAGGTGCTGCTGACTTCCAGTCCGGTTCTGCAGGGAAAAAAACTGGAAACGCTCGACCGTTGGCTCCAGGTATTGGCCTCGGGAGACCAGACCGGAAACACCCGGCTGTTCAGATGGAGCCGCCGGTACGATCGTGGTTGTGATGGCCATCCCGATGTACGGGATCACCGGTTGATGGCTGCTGAACTGACCCCTGAAATCAGAAAATGGATGAATTGGTAA
- a CDS encoding glycosidase: MSTVFQTRLAALKAEHEALINRKNSPVLPGNGIYTRYQYPVVTAAHTPLFWRYDLNEKTNPFLMERMGINAAFNAGAVLFEGKYLMVVRVEGVDRKSFFAVAESPNGIDQFRFWDYPVILPQTDVPDTNVYDMRIVKHEDGWYYGLFCTERKDPAAPRFDTSSAVAQCGIVRTRDFKNWDRLPDLVTKSPQQRNVVLHPEFINGKYALYTRPQDGFIDAGSGGGIGFGLSDSMNPAVVTDETIVDERVYHTIKEVKNGLGPAPIKTSKGWLQLAHGVRNTAAGLRYVLYLFLSDLKNPQKVIARPAGHFIAPEGEERVGDVSNVTFSNGWIEKPDGEILIYYASSDTRMHVAVSSVDQLLDYVLNTPSDEYTSRRSVDQRVELIKKNLG; encoded by the coding sequence ATGAGCACTGTTTTTCAAACCCGGTTGGCTGCCCTCAAGGCCGAACATGAAGCATTAATCAACCGGAAAAATTCGCCGGTGCTTCCGGGCAATGGTATCTATACCCGGTATCAGTATCCCGTGGTCACCGCTGCCCATACCCCACTTTTCTGGCGGTATGATCTGAATGAAAAAACAAACCCCTTCCTGATGGAACGGATGGGAATCAATGCCGCTTTCAACGCAGGCGCCGTGCTTTTCGAAGGAAAATACCTGATGGTGGTTCGGGTCGAAGGCGTTGACCGGAAAAGTTTTTTCGCGGTGGCTGAGTCTCCAAATGGTATCGATCAGTTCAGATTCTGGGACTACCCGGTGATTCTGCCTCAAACCGATGTCCCCGACACCAATGTGTACGATATGCGGATTGTAAAACATGAAGACGGATGGTACTATGGTCTTTTCTGTACCGAACGGAAAGATCCGGCAGCACCGCGTTTCGATACATCCTCTGCAGTGGCGCAATGCGGAATCGTCCGCACCCGTGATTTTAAAAACTGGGACCGTCTTCCCGATCTGGTTACCAAATCGCCTCAACAGCGGAATGTGGTGCTGCATCCCGAGTTTATCAATGGGAAATATGCCTTATACACCCGTCCGCAGGATGGATTTATCGATGCGGGTTCAGGTGGGGGGATCGGTTTCGGACTTTCTGATTCCATGAACCCGGCGGTGGTTACAGATGAAACCATCGTGGATGAACGCGTTTACCACACGATTAAGGAAGTGAAGAACGGCCTTGGACCTGCTCCGATTAAAACCAGCAAGGGGTGGCTTCAGTTGGCCCATGGTGTCAGAAACACCGCAGCAGGCCTCCGTTATGTATTATATCTGTTCCTTTCCGATCTGAAAAATCCGCAGAAAGTAATTGCCAGACCCGCCGGGCACTTTATTGCTCCGGAAGGGGAAGAACGGGTAGGAGATGTTTCCAACGTTACCTTCTCTAATGGCTGGATCGAAAAGCCGGATGGGGAAATCCTGATTTATTACGCTTCAAGTGATACCCGGATGCATGTAGCCGTCTCGTCGGTGGATCAGTTACTCGACTATGTCCTCAATACCCCATCCGATGAATATACCAGCCGGCGTTCCGTCGATCAGCGTGTTGAACTAATCAAGAAAAATCTGGGATAA
- a CDS encoding MFS transporter produces MTTEKLSLREKIGYGFGDAASSMFWKLFSMYLMFFYTDIFGIDASVVGTMFLITRIWDAAFDPVVGILADRTQTRWGKFRPYILWVAVPFGIAGVLTFTTPGEMDVTGKIIYAYVTYSIMMMIYSLINVPYASLLGVMSSDGKERTELSSYRMIFAFIGSIIALALVDPLVRFFTGGDTAQAAMGWQMTAGVFAVLAVVFFWLNFAWTKERVQPISDEKPRLREDLRDLGVNYPWWILLGSGISALIFNSIRDGAAIYYFKYYVGDQSLISWYLVLGQAFNIVGILFVTPVSNKIGKKQTYLWAMVLATIFSISFYWIDGTNMTMILVFQALISMCAGSIFPLLWSMYADITDYSEWKTGRRATGLIFSSSSMSQKFGWTLGGALTGWLLAWYGFQANEVQSTEAQDGIKLMLSFFPAIGTVLSVVFILIYPLSEKKMEAITAELDARRAAGSSN; encoded by the coding sequence ATGACCACAGAAAAGCTGAGCCTCCGCGAAAAAATCGGATACGGCTTTGGCGATGCCGCCTCTTCCATGTTCTGGAAGTTGTTTTCGATGTACCTCATGTTTTTTTACACCGACATTTTCGGAATCGACGCGTCGGTGGTTGGTACCATGTTCCTGATTACCCGTATCTGGGATGCTGCTTTCGACCCGGTTGTCGGGATTCTGGCTGATCGCACACAGACCCGATGGGGTAAATTCCGTCCTTATATTCTGTGGGTGGCCGTTCCTTTCGGCATTGCAGGTGTGCTCACCTTTACCACCCCGGGTGAAATGGATGTGACCGGAAAAATCATCTATGCCTACGTGACTTACTCGATTATGATGATGATTTATTCCCTGATCAATGTTCCGTATGCATCCCTGCTGGGTGTGATGTCATCCGACGGGAAGGAACGTACAGAGCTGTCTTCTTACCGGATGATTTTTGCCTTTATCGGCTCAATCATCGCCCTTGCTCTGGTAGACCCGCTGGTCCGGTTTTTTACTGGCGGAGATACCGCACAGGCGGCCATGGGATGGCAAATGACAGCCGGCGTTTTTGCGGTGCTTGCTGTGGTTTTCTTCTGGCTGAATTTTGCCTGGACGAAAGAACGGGTCCAACCCATCAGTGACGAAAAACCCAGACTGAGGGAAGATTTGCGGGACCTGGGTGTGAACTACCCCTGGTGGATTTTGCTGGGATCGGGCATTTCGGCCCTCATTTTTAATTCGATCCGCGATGGCGCTGCCATTTATTACTTTAAATATTACGTTGGCGATCAGAGCCTGATTTCATGGTATCTGGTTTTAGGTCAGGCGTTTAACATTGTCGGAATTCTGTTTGTGACTCCGGTTTCGAATAAAATCGGTAAAAAGCAAACTTACCTGTGGGCCATGGTTCTGGCTACGATTTTCAGCATTTCATTCTACTGGATCGATGGGACTAATATGACCATGATCCTTGTTTTTCAGGCCCTGATCAGCATGTGTGCAGGCAGCATTTTCCCTCTCCTGTGGTCCATGTATGCCGATATCACCGATTATTCAGAATGGAAAACCGGACGGCGGGCAACCGGTCTCATTTTTTCCTCTTCCTCCATGTCGCAAAAATTTGGCTGGACCCTCGGTGGGGCCCTGACCGGTTGGCTTCTGGCCTGGTATGGCTTCCAGGCCAATGAGGTTCAGAGCACAGAGGCACAGGATGGAATTAAGCTGATGCTTTCCTTTTTCCCGGCCATCGGAACCGTTCTTTCGGTGGTGTTTATCCTGATCTATCCACTGAGTGAAAAGAAAATGGAAGCCATCACTGCCGAATTGGATGCAAGACGGGCGGCTGGTTCCTCAAATTAA
- a CDS encoding glycoside hydrolase family 2 protein, giving the protein MLSAKKSSRMYRYFSALLMSLAAGLTACSPDPIVSTISRQELTIGWEFRMESDSSWLPATVPGSVHTDLLSAGRIPDPFFGLNEKQLQWIGYRNWIYRTQFRITTEQIEADHLMLVFNGLDTHTDVLLNGDTVLTTDNMFRTWKVDLKPLVRVGENELQIRFRNVFDESYPKWKTAPFRLQAFPNNDQADTMVAVYNRKAQFHFGWDWGPRLVTSGIWRPVYIESWSGFRVENVYVTTPVVSGEEATIKTAVTIQTVKPETVTISVQVDGKELATREADLEPGSTILNLDGVLENPDLWWSNGLGKPSLTDHVVIVKTKTGVTDARKTRIGIRSLELVREPDSLGRSFFIRLNGRPVFMKGANYIPQDNFQSRVTRDRYESIVQDAVDANMNMLRVWGGGIYETDDFYQVCDEKGILVWQDMMFACGMYPADSTFLASVRQEVIDNVTRIRNHPSVALYCGNNECEISWKAWGWKEKYDAGTQAIYEADYARLFDQTIPQAIAEADPARAYTPSSPVAGFAGKGYETGDIHYWGVWHGKEPFSRYHQNVSRFVSEYGFQSYPEMAAIEAFTKPEDRHLHSEVMLSHQRCMADERRDREYGNRLIQTYMEQEYKTPADFESYVYVAQVQQAEGVRQAIYAHRGNQPFCMGTLYWQINDCWPVASWSSVDYYRNWKVLHYTARELYRENCLIPLRQDSLFILKGVTDRMEPIQGNLEIDLVSFDGVREQVIRVPVTLKANQSTELLRMSVKELLRSADPMSVVADIRLKSSAGDLSSHLFFTETKNMKLPDPVIQALLNNEGNGQYSVVVSSPVLLRALLLQVPGKMIRFSDNGFDLLPGEKKTVLFTSDLSETDLRAQLQFRTLAQPEKPIRF; this is encoded by the coding sequence ATGTTATCCGCAAAAAAATCCTCCCGTATGTACCGGTATTTTTCAGCGCTTCTGATGTCGCTGGCCGCCGGACTGACTGCCTGCTCGCCCGATCCAATCGTTTCTACCATTTCCCGTCAGGAACTGACCATCGGTTGGGAATTCCGGATGGAAAGTGATTCATCCTGGCTTCCTGCCACGGTTCCTGGTTCTGTTCATACCGATTTACTGTCTGCCGGCCGGATTCCCGATCCATTCTTCGGGCTGAATGAAAAGCAACTTCAGTGGATCGGATACCGGAACTGGATTTACCGGACGCAGTTCCGGATTACCACTGAACAGATTGAAGCCGATCATCTGATGCTGGTTTTTAACGGACTGGATACCCATACAGACGTGTTGCTGAATGGAGATACTGTTCTGACTACCGACAACATGTTCCGAACCTGGAAGGTTGACCTGAAACCATTGGTTCGGGTTGGCGAAAATGAACTGCAGATCCGGTTCAGAAATGTATTTGATGAATCCTATCCGAAGTGGAAAACAGCGCCTTTCCGGTTGCAGGCGTTTCCAAACAATGATCAGGCCGATACCATGGTGGCGGTTTATAACCGGAAGGCACAATTTCATTTCGGCTGGGATTGGGGACCACGTTTGGTTACCTCTGGTATCTGGAGGCCGGTTTATATTGAATCCTGGTCCGGATTCCGGGTCGAAAATGTCTATGTAACCACACCGGTTGTTTCCGGGGAAGAGGCAACCATAAAAACAGCGGTCACCATTCAGACCGTCAAACCAGAAACCGTGACCATATCGGTTCAGGTTGATGGAAAGGAACTTGCCACCCGGGAGGCTGACCTGGAACCAGGATCCACCATCCTCAATCTGGATGGTGTACTGGAAAACCCCGATCTGTGGTGGAGCAACGGACTTGGTAAGCCTTCTCTTACCGATCATGTGGTCATTGTGAAAACGAAAACCGGGGTCACCGATGCCCGCAAAACCCGCATTGGCATCCGGTCTCTGGAACTGGTGCGTGAACCCGATTCACTGGGCCGTTCGTTTTTTATCCGGCTTAACGGCAGACCGGTTTTTATGAAAGGAGCGAATTACATTCCACAGGATAATTTCCAGTCACGGGTGACCCGAGACCGGTATGAATCGATTGTTCAGGATGCGGTGGATGCCAATATGAACATGCTCAGGGTGTGGGGGGGAGGAATCTACGAAACCGATGATTTTTATCAGGTTTGCGATGAAAAGGGAATCCTTGTCTGGCAGGATATGATGTTTGCCTGCGGCATGTATCCCGCAGACAGTACGTTCCTGGCCAGTGTACGGCAGGAAGTGATTGACAATGTGACCCGGATCAGAAACCATCCGAGTGTGGCTCTCTACTGCGGAAACAATGAATGCGAGATTTCCTGGAAAGCCTGGGGCTGGAAGGAGAAATACGATGCCGGCACACAGGCCATTTATGAAGCTGATTATGCACGGCTGTTTGATCAGACCATTCCACAAGCCATTGCAGAAGCAGATCCGGCCCGTGCTTACACACCATCCAGTCCGGTGGCTGGTTTTGCTGGCAAGGGATATGAAACCGGTGATATTCATTATTGGGGAGTCTGGCATGGCAAAGAACCGTTCAGCCGGTACCATCAGAATGTTTCCCGGTTCGTCAGCGAATACGGATTCCAGTCTTATCCTGAAATGGCAGCGATTGAAGCCTTCACCAAACCCGAAGACCGGCACCTGCATTCAGAAGTCATGCTGTCTCATCAGCGGTGCATGGCCGATGAACGCCGGGACCGTGAATATGGCAACCGGCTGATTCAGACCTACATGGAACAGGAATACAAGACACCCGCCGATTTTGAATCGTATGTGTATGTGGCCCAGGTACAACAGGCCGAGGGAGTCCGGCAGGCCATTTATGCACATCGGGGAAATCAGCCGTTTTGCATGGGGACATTGTACTGGCAAATCAATGATTGCTGGCCGGTGGCTTCCTGGAGTTCGGTGGACTACTACAGAAACTGGAAGGTGCTTCATTACACAGCCCGTGAATTGTACCGGGAAAATTGTCTCATTCCCCTCCGGCAGGATAGTCTTTTTATTCTGAAAGGCGTGACAGATCGGATGGAACCGATTCAGGGGAATCTGGAGATTGATCTTGTTTCATTTGATGGTGTCAGAGAACAGGTGATCCGGGTTCCGGTAACCCTTAAGGCCAACCAATCCACCGAATTACTCCGTATGTCGGTAAAAGAACTGCTGCGGTCCGCGGACCCCATGTCTGTGGTGGCAGATATCCGTCTGAAATCATCTGCTGGTGACCTGTCTTCGCACCTGTTTTTTACGGAAACGAAAAACATGAAACTGCCCGATCCGGTCATTCAGGCCTTGCTGAACAATGAAGGGAATGGACAGTACTCGGTGGTGGTCAGCTCACCGGTCCTTCTGAGGGCCCTTCTTTTGCAGGTCCCCGGAAAAATGATCCGCTTTTCTGACAACGGGTTCGACTTGCTGCCGGGTGAAAAGAAAACCGTTTTGTTTACATCTGATCTCTCCGAAACGGACCTCAGAGCGCAGTTGCAGTTCCGAACCCTGGCCCAACCCGAAAAACCAATCAGGTTTTAA